A window from Mixophyes fleayi isolate aMixFle1 chromosome 12, aMixFle1.hap1, whole genome shotgun sequence encodes these proteins:
- the LOC142109422 gene encoding tyrosinase-like, which produces MLVPCAILALCLGVVHSQFPRTCATKAAFNTKTCCPLWKDGSSCGSLSGRGQCRDLVVFTPLAAGQVPQHDDDRLDWPRHYYNKTCECFGNYRGYNCGECKFGYFGDKCYRQKFNVRKEIRQLTLPERKRFFSYLSLAKTTKSRDFVVLSTGDRHHRDTYRFVDASVYDVFAWIHYYAMKPIMENGTFDDSKNYAHAGPAFPGWHRLGLLFLERQIQLLTGDEDFAIPYYDWRGEKNCSICTKDFLGDNDIQGILDKFSHFASWKSICSGYNYIDVYCPAADDHCQMETLHRKPGTNPTANWLPSFQDVEDTLQWKDFDNPPYNRKSQRNFRNALEGFLRPSDGITLERNMHNLIHIYFGGTMSQVAISSNDPMFTLHHGFVDKIFEVWMLRHNATTDVYPDNDEPGQGPDECATPYFPCYRNKDFISSSSTLGYTYSKYKGM; this is translated from the exons ATGCTTGTACCCTGTGCCATCCTCGCTCTTTGTCTCGGCGTGGTTCATAGCCAGTTTCCCAGGACCTGCGCCACGAAAGCAGCATTTAATACTAAAACTTGCTGCCCACTTTGGAAAGATGGCAGCTCCTGCGGCTCGCTCTCCGGTCGTGGCCAGTGCCGCGACTTGGTAGTGTTTACTCCCCTGGCGGCTGGACAAGTTCCCCAACACGATGACGATCGCTTGGACTGGCCAAGGCATTATTACAACAAAACATGCGAGTGCTTTGGAAACTATAGAGGCTATAACTGCGGTGAGTGCAAGTTTGGCTACTTCGGAGACAAATGTTATCGTCAAAAGTTTAACGTTCGGAAAGAGATTCGGCAGCTTACGCTTCCTGAAAGGAAACGATTCTTTAGCTATTTGTCTTTGGCCAAAACCACGAAAAGCAGAGACTTTGTTGTCCTGTCCACTGGAGATAGGCACCACCGAGACACGTACCGTTTTGTGGATGCCTCAGTCTATGATGTTTTTGCTTGGATCCATTACTACGCTATGAAGCCCATTATGGAAAATGGTACTTTTGACGATTCTAAAAACTACGCTCATGCGGGACCAGCTTTTCCCGGTTGGCATCGACTGGGGCTGCTGTTCTTGGAGAGACAAATTCAGCTCTTGACGGGAGATGAAGACTTTGCTATCCCTTATTACGACTGGCGAGGAGAGAAGAACTGTTCAATCTGTACTAAAGATTTTCTTGGTGACAACGACATCCAGGGAATTCTAGATAAATTCTCTCACTTCGCTTCTTGGAAA TCTATTTGCAGTGGGTATAATTACATAGATGTCTATTGCCCGGCTGCGGACGATCATTGTCAGATGGAGACATTGCACAGGAAGCCCGGCACCAATCCCACCGCCAACTGGCTCCCCTCCTTCCAAGACGTGGAAGACACACTCCAATGGAAAGACTTTGACAATCCTCCATACAACAGAAAGTCACAGAGAAACTTCCGGAATGCCTTGGAAG GTTTCCTGAGACCATCGGATGGGATAACATTGGAACGGAACATGCATAATTTGATCCATATTTACTTTGGGGGAACGATGTCCCAAGTTGCCATCTCCAGCAATGACCCAATGTTCACGTTGCACCACGGATTTGTCGACAA GATATTTGAAGTCTGGATGCTCAGACATAACGCAACAACAGATGTATACCCTGACAACGATGAACCAGGACAAGGACCCGATGAGTGTGCAACACCCTACTTCCCCTGTTACAGAAACAAAGACTTCATATCAAGCTCCAGTACCCTTGGGTACACATACTCAAAATATAAGGGAATGTAA